The Kineothrix sp. MB12-C1 genome includes a window with the following:
- a CDS encoding Fe-S-containing hydro-lyase, with the protein MDKYITAPISGEVAKDLRAGDYVYISGRIYTARDAAHKRMYEAVEDGRELPLDLNNNIIYYMGPSPARDGRPIGSAGPTTSSRMDKYTPTFLDMGLKGMIGKGKRTQEVMEAIVRNGAVYFAAVGGAGALLSRSIKSSKVIAYDDLGTEAIRELQVEDFPVIVVLDSSGNNLYEMALKEYEEL; encoded by the coding sequence ATGGATAAATATATAACTGCACCTATAAGCGGAGAAGTGGCGAAAGATCTAAGAGCCGGGGATTATGTTTATATTAGTGGAAGGATATATACAGCAAGAGATGCCGCACATAAGAGAATGTATGAAGCGGTGGAAGATGGTAGGGAACTGCCGCTGGATCTCAATAATAATATTATATACTATATGGGTCCTTCTCCGGCAAGAGATGGAAGGCCTATTGGTTCAGCAGGTCCGACAACATCGAGTCGAATGGACAAATATACCCCCACCTTTTTAGATATGGGATTAAAGGGCATGATTGGTAAAGGGAAGCGTACGCAGGAAGTCATGGAAGCAATTGTCCGTAATGGCGCGGTATATTTTGCAGCAGTGGGCGGTGCGGGAGCTCTTTTGTCACGTTCTATTAAAAGTTCAAAAGTAATTGCTTATGATGATCTCGGAACAGAAGCAATCAGAGAGTTGCAAGTGGAGGATTTCCCTGTAATTGTTGTCCTTGATTCCAGTGGTAATAATTTATATGAGATGGCACTTAAGGAATATGAAGAATTATAA
- a CDS encoding fumarate hydratase, whose amino-acid sequence MRTIKISEVTDNIKEMCIEANHYLSEDMREVMSESVVKEIAPLGKQVLRQLQENLEIAASDMIPICQDTGMAVIFMEIGQDVHFEGGTLEEAIHEGVRQGYAEGYLRKSVVKDPLIRENTKDNTPAVIHYQIVPGDKVRITVAPKGFGSENMSRVFMLKPSDGIEGVKEAILAAVKDAGPNACPPMVVGVGIGGTFEKCALMAKRALTRPVNQSSDIPYIKEMEEELLDQINRTGIGPGGLGGRTTAFAVNIDTYPTHIAGLPVAVNICCHVNRHAVRTI is encoded by the coding sequence ATGAGGACAATAAAGATATCTGAAGTTACAGATAATATAAAGGAAATGTGCATAGAAGCGAATCATTATCTGTCGGAAGATATGAGAGAAGTGATGAGTGAGTCGGTAGTAAAAGAAATAGCGCCTCTTGGAAAGCAGGTTTTACGTCAGCTTCAGGAGAATCTTGAAATCGCAGCAAGCGATATGATTCCGATTTGCCAGGATACAGGAATGGCTGTTATCTTTATGGAGATTGGTCAAGATGTTCATTTTGAAGGAGGCACATTAGAAGAGGCAATCCATGAAGGGGTAAGACAAGGATATGCTGAGGGGTATTTGAGAAAGTCTGTAGTAAAGGATCCTCTCATTCGTGAAAATACGAAGGATAATACTCCGGCAGTTATTCATTACCAGATTGTGCCCGGAGATAAGGTGAGGATTACAGTTGCTCCGAAAGGCTTCGGAAGCGAAAATATGAGCCGTGTATTCATGCTAAAACCATCCGATGGAATCGAAGGTGTGAAGGAGGCTATTTTAGCGGCGGTAAAAGATGCCGGTCCGAATGCGTGTCCTCCCATGGTAGTGGGGGTTGGCATCGGCGGTACTTTCGAAAAATGTGCTTTGATGGCGAAGCGTGCACTCACCCGTCCGGTGAATCAAAGTTCTGATATTCCTTATATAAAGGAAATGGAAGAGGAGCTGCTTGATCAAATCAATCGGACAGGTATAGGCCCCGGGGGCCTTGGAGGGAGAACTACAGCCTTTGCAGTGAATATAGATACATATCCTACACATATCGCCGGTCTTCCTGTGGCTGTAAATATTTGCTGTCATGTGAATAGACATGCAGTTCGAACGATTTAA
- a CDS encoding HIT family protein: MRDDSCIFCKIANGDIPSKEIYEDEDFKVILDLGPATKGHALILPKNHYRSLYELPDELASKVMLLAKKMSVQMTEKLECDGFNLVQNNGEAAGQTVFHFHLHLIPRYEEDGQVLGWKALQPTSEELSEVRRLLVE; this comes from the coding sequence ATGAGAGATGATAGCTGCATTTTTTGTAAAATAGCGAATGGAGATATTCCGTCAAAGGAGATTTATGAGGATGAAGACTTTAAGGTAATTCTTGACTTGGGCCCCGCGACAAAGGGGCATGCACTCATTTTACCGAAAAATCACTATCGTAGTTTATACGAGCTTCCTGACGAATTGGCATCTAAGGTAATGCTGCTCGCAAAGAAGATGTCTGTTCAGATGACGGAGAAATTAGAATGTGATGGTTTTAACCTCGTGCAGAACAATGGGGAGGCAGCGGGACAGACGGTGTTTCATTTTCACTTACACCTGATTCCTCGTTATGAAGAGGATGGGCAGGTTCTTGGCTGGAAGGCATTACAACCCACATCCGAGGAATTGAGCGAAGTTAGAAGATTGCTTGTGGAATAA